In Triticum urartu cultivar G1812 chromosome 6, Tu2.1, whole genome shotgun sequence, the following proteins share a genomic window:
- the LOC125516222 gene encoding fimbrin-5-like — translation MSSVGVLVSDPWLQNQFTQVQLRTLRTKFTSAKRSDAEQVTIKDLPPVMEKLRGIQEVLTEEEIISFLSESYPDMDQSIEFEPFLRECLNLQAKGASKSGGKKKLKGSVSFLKASTTTLLHVINESEKTSYVNHINNFLGEDPFLKNFLPLDPASNDIFNLIGDGVLLCKLINVAVPGTIDERAINTKKEPNPWERNENHTLCLNSAKAIGCTVVNIGTQDLIEARPHLVLGLLSQIIKIQLLANLNLKNTPQLLELVAGDNSKEAEELVTLAPDKMLLKWMNFHIKKAGYKKTVTNFSTDVKDGEAYAYLLSALAPEHSSTTMIETTDPKERAKKVLETAEKLDCTRYVTSKDINEGSANLNLAFVAQIFQQRNGLSSNNVARAVQDTPDDVEASREERAFRLWINSLGIATYVNNLFEDVRTGWVLLEVLDKISPGSVIWKQASKPPIIMPFRKVENCNQVIRIGKELNFSLVNVAGNDIVQGNKKLILAFLWQLMRTSILQLLKNLRSHSKDKEITDADILIWANNKVKESGKTSHIESFKDKSLSNGMFFLDLLSAVQSRVVDWNMVKKGEDDDEKKMNATYIITVARKLGCTVFWLPEDIMEVNPKMILTLTASIMYWSLQKHGPYEGPGPAGSAASQEALPEEEEEEEVEEEEEEELEAEAEAEAEAEAEAEVEEEKGGEESLEDGA, via the exons ATGTCTAGCGTTGGTGTTCTTGTCTCTGATCCATGGCTCCAGAACCAGTTCACCCAAGTGCAGCTCCGAACGCTCCGAACAAAA TTCACTTCCGCAAAGAGATCGGATGCCGAGCAGGTAACTATAAAAGATTTGCCGCCGGTAATGGAGAAGCTTAGGGGCATTCAAGAGGTTCTGACTGAGGAGGAGATCATAAGTTTTTTGAGCGAGTCTTACCCCGATATGGACCAGTCAATCGAATTTGAGCCATTCCTTAGG GAGTGCTTAAATCTTCAAGCAAAGGGAGCCAGCAAATCAGGAGGCAAAAAGAAATTGAAGGGATCAGTGTCATTTTTGAAGGCATCCACCACTACTCTCTTGCACGTCATTAATGAGTCTGAAAAAACTTCTTATGTCAATCATATCAATAATTTTCTCGGGGAGGACCCTTTCCTGAAGAATTTCTTGCCATTGGATCCAGCATCAAACGATATATTTAATCTTATTGGGGATGGTGTTCTACTTTG CAAGTTGATCAATGTTGCTGTTCCCGGCACAATAGACGAGAGAGCAATCAATACAAAGAAGGAACCGAATCCATGGGAGAGGAATGAGAACCACACTCTTTGTCTCAACTCTGCCAAGGCCATTGGTTGTACTGTTGTTAACATTGGGACACAGGATCTGATTGAAGCTAGA CCTCATCTAGTTCTTGGTTTGCTATCCCAAATCATAAAG ATACAACTCTTAGCAAATTTGAATCTGAAGAATACACCTCAGTTGTTGGAGTTGGTGGCTGGTGATAACAGCAAG GAAGCAGAGGAGCTTGTCACCTTAGCACCAGACAAGATGTTGCTCAAATGGATGAACTTTCATATCAAGAAAGCAGGGTACAAAAAAACTGTAACAAATTTCTCTACTGATGTTAAG GATGGTGAAGCGTATGCTTACCTTCTCAGCGCCCTTGCTCCTGAGCATAGCTCAACAACCATGATAGAAACTACAGATCCTAAAGAAAGGGCAAAGAAAGTCCTTGAAACTGCCGAAAAGCTTGATTGTACAAGATATGTAACATCTAAAGATATTAATGAGGGTTCAGCAAATCTCAACTTGGCATTTGTCGCACAGATATTCCAGCAAAG AAACGGTCTATCATCGAACAACGTGGCTCGTGCCGTCCAAGATACTCCGGATGATGTTGAAGCATCGAGGGAAGAGAGAGCATTTCGCTTGTGGATCAACAGTCTTGGAATTGCAACTTACGTGAATAATTTATTTGAGGATGTTAGGACTGG ATGGGTTCTTCTGGAGGTGCTTGACAAAATTTCTCCAGGATCAGTTATCTGGAAACAAGCATCGAAACCTCCAATTATCATGCCATTTAGGAAGGTTGAGAACTGCAATCAGGTTATCAGAATTGGGAAGGAGTTAAATTTTTCTCTTGTGAATGTAGCAGGAAATGATATTGTTCAAGGAAACAAGAAGCTAATCCTTG CTTTCCTGTGGCAACTCATGAGGACCAGCATCCTACAACTGCTAAAGAACTTGAGATCCCACTCTAAAGACAAAGAGATTACAGATGCTGACATTCTGATCTGGGCGAATAATAAGGTCAAGGAATCAGGAAAAACATCTCACATCGAAAGCTTCAAG GATAAAAGCTTATCAAATGGGATGTTCTTCCTGGATCTTCTAAGCGCTGTGCAAAGTAGAGTTGTTGACTGGAATATGGTGAAGAAGGGGGAGGATG ATGATGAGAAGAAGATGAATGCAACATACATCATAACTGTTGCTAGGAAACTTGGGTGCACCGTGTTCTGGTTGCCAGAGGACATAATGGAG GTAAATCCCAAGATGATCCTCACTCTTACAGCAAGCATCATGTACTGGAGTCTGCAGAAGCATGGACCTTACGAAGGCCCCGGGCCAGCAGGATCCGCAGCGTCACAAGAAGCTCTCccagaagaggaggaggaggaggaggtggaagaagaggaagaagaagaattaGAAGCAGAAGCAGAAGCGGAGGCAGAGGCAGAGGCAGAAGCAGAAgtagaagaagaaaaaggaggAGAAGAAAGCCTTGAAGATGGTGCCTAA